A stretch of the Synechocystis sp. PCC 7338 genome encodes the following:
- the psbP gene encoding photosystem II reaction center PsbP: MLKKSLSTAVVLVILLLSFTLTACGGVGIASLQRYSDTKDGYEFLYPNGWIGVDVKGASPGVDVVFRDLIERDENLSVIISEIPNDKTLTDLGTATDVGYRFMKTVNEAAQGDRQAELITAEERDEDGQVYYTLEYRVLVGDNVERHDLASVTTNRGKLITFDLSTAENRWDTVKNLFDTVASSFHVY, encoded by the coding sequence ATGTTGAAAAAGTCCCTATCCACTGCTGTAGTCCTGGTAATTTTACTACTGAGCTTTACCCTCACCGCCTGTGGAGGCGTGGGCATTGCCAGTTTGCAACGCTACAGTGACACCAAAGATGGTTATGAGTTTCTTTACCCTAATGGTTGGATTGGGGTGGACGTCAAGGGCGCTTCCCCTGGGGTGGATGTGGTGTTCCGGGATTTGATTGAGCGGGATGAAAATTTGAGTGTGATTATTAGTGAAATTCCCAACGATAAAACCTTGACGGATTTGGGCACAGCCACCGATGTGGGCTACCGCTTCATGAAAACGGTCAATGAGGCTGCCCAAGGCGATCGCCAGGCGGAATTAATTACGGCGGAAGAAAGGGATGAAGATGGTCAGGTTTATTACACTCTGGAGTACCGAGTATTGGTGGGGGACAATGTGGAGCGCCATGATCTGGCCAGTGTGACCACTAATCGGGGTAAGTTAATTACGTTTGATTTATCTACGGCGGAGAACCGCTGGGATACGGTGAAAAATTTGTTTGACACGGTGGCCAGTTCCTTTCACGTGTACTAA
- a CDS encoding aldo/keto reductase, translating to MRGLGDRQQFAATVAKGLGAGINHIETAVAYGESEIYLGSLLKSFERGDVHLTSKVCPTENAEQFIQGLDRSLQRLQVEYLDCFAIHGINTLQHWQWVQQLWPVIDKAQQQGKFKHLGFSTHGSLPLVQEVITSGKFAFVNLHYYWFNQHFAPVIALAHQRDMGIFIISPADKGGQLYAPPQTLQNLCQPFTPLGLTYRFLLSDPRITTLSLGPAIPQELDEPLSLGDRLEPLSGQEQAVLENLLDHQQQVLGTDACHQCYQCLPCPEEINIPEILRLRNLAVAFDMQDFGQYRYQMLENAGHWFPGRKGDRCTDCGDCLPRCPHNLAIPDLLRDTHQRLRGKSRRRLWQD from the coding sequence ATGCGGGGCTTGGGTGATCGCCAACAATTTGCGGCCACGGTGGCTAAGGGCTTGGGAGCGGGCATTAACCACATTGAAACGGCGGTGGCCTATGGGGAGAGTGAAATTTATCTAGGTTCATTGCTGAAAAGCTTTGAGCGGGGAGATGTGCATCTCACCAGTAAAGTTTGTCCCACGGAAAATGCAGAGCAATTTATCCAGGGCCTTGACCGTTCTCTACAACGACTCCAGGTGGAATATTTAGACTGTTTTGCCATCCACGGTATTAACACCCTCCAGCATTGGCAATGGGTACAGCAACTTTGGCCAGTGATAGACAAGGCTCAACAACAGGGGAAATTTAAACATCTTGGTTTTTCCACCCACGGTAGTTTGCCCCTAGTGCAGGAAGTGATTACTTCGGGAAAATTTGCCTTTGTTAATTTGCATTACTACTGGTTTAACCAACATTTTGCCCCGGTGATCGCCCTGGCCCATCAACGGGATATGGGCATTTTCATCATTTCTCCCGCAGATAAGGGTGGTCAACTATACGCACCACCCCAGACTTTGCAAAACCTCTGTCAACCCTTTACCCCTTTGGGTTTAACCTATCGTTTTCTCTTGAGTGACCCCCGCATTACTACCCTGAGTCTTGGCCCCGCTATTCCCCAGGAATTAGATGAACCTCTATCCCTCGGCGATCGCCTGGAGCCCTTAAGTGGGCAAGAACAGGCAGTTTTGGAAAATTTGCTTGACCATCAACAACAAGTATTGGGTACGGATGCTTGCCACCAGTGTTATCAATGTTTGCCCTGCCCGGAGGAAATTAATATTCCCGAGATTTTACGTCTGCGTAATTTGGCCGTTGCCTTTGATATGCAAGATTTTGGTCAATATCGCTATCAAATGTTAGAAAATGCTGGGCACTGGTTTCCCGGACGAAAAGGAGATCGGTGTACTGATTGTGGAGATTGTTTACCCCGGTGTCCCCATAATCTGGCCATTCCAGACCTATTACGGGATACCCACCAACGGTTGCGGGGTAAAAGCCGGCGTCGTTTATGGCAGGATTGA
- a CDS encoding superoxide dismutase translates to MAYALPNLPYDYTALEPCISKSTLEFHHDKHHAAYVSKFNEAVAGTDLDNKSIEDVIKAIAGDASKAGLFNNAAQAWNHSFYWNCMKPGGGGQPTGALADKINADFGSFDAFVEAFKQAGATQFGSGWAWLVLDNGTLKVTKTGNAENPMTDGQTPLLTMDVWEHAYYLDYQNRRPDYIVDFLGKLVNWDFVAANLAAA, encoded by the coding sequence ATGGCTTACGCACTACCTAACTTACCTTACGACTACACCGCCCTGGAACCCTGCATTTCCAAAAGCACTCTGGAGTTCCACCACGATAAACACCATGCCGCTTACGTTAGTAAATTCAATGAAGCGGTGGCTGGTACAGACCTAGACAATAAATCTATTGAAGACGTAATTAAAGCTATTGCCGGAGATGCGAGCAAGGCCGGTCTGTTCAACAATGCCGCCCAGGCCTGGAACCACAGTTTCTACTGGAATTGCATGAAACCCGGTGGCGGTGGCCAGCCCACTGGTGCCTTGGCTGATAAAATCAACGCTGACTTTGGTAGCTTCGACGCCTTTGTGGAAGCTTTCAAACAAGCTGGAGCCACCCAATTCGGTAGCGGTTGGGCCTGGTTGGTGTTGGACAATGGCACTTTGAAAGTGACCAAAACTGGCAACGCTGAAAACCCCATGACCGACGGTCAAACTCCTTTGCTGACCATGGACGTATGGGAGCACGCTTACTATTTAGATTATCAAAACCGTCGACCTGACTACATCGTTGATTTCCTCGGTAAGTTGGTCAACTGGGACTTTGTGGCGGCTAACTTAGCGGCGGCCTAG
- a CDS encoding NAD(+) kinase yields the protein MELKQVIIAHKAGHNESKTYAERCARELEARGCKVLMGPSGIKDNPYPVFLASATEKIDLALVLGGDGTTLAAARHLSPEGIPILSVNVGGHLGFLTEPFDLFQDTQTVWDRLSQDRYAVSQRMMLAASLFEGDRRDPQMVGETYYCLNEMCIKPASIDRMPTAIIEVEVDGELIDQYQCDGLLVATPTGSTCYTSSANGPILHPGMDAIVITPICPLSLSSRPIVIPPGSSVNIWPLGDFELNTKLWTDGSLATGIWPGQRVGVWMAYQEAQFILLRESYSFYKTLRDKLQWAGARFLYDGNNKVN from the coding sequence GTGGAACTGAAACAGGTGATCATTGCCCATAAAGCTGGGCACAATGAAAGCAAAACCTATGCCGAACGCTGTGCTAGGGAATTGGAGGCTAGGGGCTGTAAGGTGCTGATGGGCCCCAGTGGCATCAAAGATAATCCCTATCCGGTGTTTTTGGCCTCCGCCACAGAAAAAATCGATTTAGCTCTAGTTTTAGGAGGGGATGGCACCACCCTAGCGGCGGCCAGGCATTTATCTCCCGAAGGCATTCCCATTTTGTCCGTTAACGTGGGGGGACACCTGGGTTTTTTGACGGAACCCTTTGATTTGTTCCAAGATACCCAAACCGTGTGGGACCGCCTCAGCCAAGACCGTTACGCCGTTTCCCAACGGATGATGCTAGCGGCCAGTTTATTTGAAGGCGATCGCCGGGATCCCCAGATGGTGGGAGAAACCTACTACTGCTTGAACGAAATGTGTATCAAACCGGCCAGTATTGACCGGATGCCCACAGCTATCATCGAAGTGGAGGTGGACGGGGAATTAATTGACCAATACCAATGCGACGGTCTATTGGTGGCCACTCCCACAGGCTCCACTTGTTATACATCTTCTGCTAATGGGCCCATTTTGCACCCGGGTATGGATGCCATTGTGATTACCCCCATTTGCCCCCTCAGCTTGTCCAGTCGTCCCATTGTCATTCCCCCTGGCTCCTCGGTAAATATCTGGCCTCTGGGGGATTTTGAGTTAAATACAAAATTGTGGACCGATGGCTCCCTTGCTACGGGGATTTGGCCTGGGCAACGGGTGGGAGTGTGGATGGCCTACCAAGAGGCACAATTTATCCTACTGCGGGAAAGCTATTCCTTTTATAAAACTCTACGGGATAAGTTGCAGTGGGCTGGGGCTAGGTTTTTGTACGACGGCAACAACAAAGTCAATTGA
- a CDS encoding sodium-dependent bicarbonate transport family permease — translation MDFLSNFLTDFVGQLQSPTLAFLIGGMVIAALGTQLIIPEAISTIIVFMLLTKIGLTGGMAIRNSNLTEMLLPMAFSVVLGVLIVFIARFTLAKMPNVKTVDALATGGLFGAVSGSTMAAALTTLEESKISYEAWAGALYPFMDIPALVTAIVVANIYLNKQKRRANAIEGALSKQPVAAGDYGDQSDYPRTRQEYLSQQEPEDNRVKIWPIIEESLQGPALSAMLLGLALGIFTKPESVYEGFYDPLFRGLLSILMLIMGMEAWSRIGELRKVAQWYVVYSLIAPIVHGFIAFGLGMIAHYATGFSLGGVVVLAVIAASSSDISGPPTLRAGIPSANPSAYIGSSTAIGTPIAIGVCIPLFIGLAQTLGAG, via the coding sequence ATGGATTTTTTGTCCAATTTCTTGACGGACTTCGTGGGGCAGTTGCAGTCCCCAACCCTAGCCTTTTTGATTGGGGGGATGGTTATTGCCGCCCTTGGTACCCAATTGATAATTCCAGAGGCGATTTCCACAATCATCGTCTTTATGCTGCTCACCAAGATTGGCCTGACTGGGGGCATGGCAATTCGCAACTCCAACTTGACGGAAATGCTTCTCCCCATGGCATTTTCTGTAGTATTAGGAGTTCTTATTGTATTCATCGCCCGTTTTACCCTGGCTAAAATGCCCAACGTCAAAACCGTGGATGCCCTTGCCACCGGTGGCCTGTTTGGAGCAGTCAGTGGCTCTACAATGGCCGCCGCCCTCACTACGTTGGAAGAATCAAAAATTTCCTACGAAGCTTGGGCCGGTGCCCTCTATCCTTTTATGGATATTCCTGCCCTGGTAACGGCGATCGTCGTGGCTAATATCTATCTCAATAAGCAAAAGCGTCGTGCCAACGCCATCGAGGGGGCTTTAAGCAAGCAACCCGTTGCCGCAGGGGATTATGGCGATCAATCGGATTACCCCCGTACCCGCCAGGAATATTTGAGCCAGCAGGAACCGGAGGATAATCGGGTTAAGATCTGGCCGATCATCGAAGAAAGCCTACAAGGCCCCGCCCTATCAGCCATGTTATTAGGCCTTGCCCTTGGCATATTTACCAAGCCGGAAAGTGTCTATGAAGGCTTCTATGATCCTCTTTTTCGAGGCCTACTTTCTATCCTGATGCTCATTATGGGGATGGAGGCTTGGTCTAGAATTGGCGAACTACGTAAAGTAGCTCAATGGTATGTGGTCTATAGCTTGATAGCCCCAATAGTGCACGGGTTTATTGCCTTTGGTCTTGGCATGATTGCCCACTACGCTACGGGATTCAGCCTAGGTGGTGTGGTAGTTTTAGCAGTCATCGCGGCCTCTAGTTCTGATATCTCCGGCCCCCCCACCTTGCGAGCTGGTATCCCGTCTGCCAATCCCTCTGCCTATATTGGTTCCTCCACCGCTATCGGTACTCCCATTGCCATCGGCGTGTGTATACCACTTTTCATTGGGCTTGCCCAGACCCTTGGTGCAGGTTAA
- the psb29 gene encoding photosystem II biogenesis protein Psp29 translates to MTKIRTVSEAKRKFFTHYSRPISSIYRRFVEELLVEMHLLSVNIDFTYDPIFALGIVTSFDSFMQGYQPAAELPAIFSALCHGVDQNPDQIRQDAQNVAASAHHIGLDAWVTAASSDQTSGDNLLLNTLTAIHQRHKFKYSRLFAIGLYTLLADQDPEVKDNDEKRQDYLTKLSELLDLSLDKVVKDLDLYRSNLEKVDQLLKVLEDAAEAERKKKEKQAAATIPAIEDAPVTTAESPES, encoded by the coding sequence GTGACTAAAATTCGCACTGTTTCTGAAGCCAAACGAAAATTTTTTACCCACTACAGCCGTCCCATTAGTTCCATCTACCGGCGTTTTGTCGAAGAGCTGCTGGTGGAAATGCATTTGCTCAGTGTGAACATTGACTTTACCTACGACCCCATTTTTGCCCTAGGCATCGTCACTTCCTTCGACAGTTTTATGCAGGGTTATCAACCTGCGGCAGAATTGCCTGCTATTTTTAGTGCCCTCTGCCATGGGGTAGATCAAAATCCCGACCAGATACGCCAGGATGCCCAAAATGTGGCCGCCAGTGCTCACCACATCGGACTAGACGCTTGGGTAACCGCCGCTTCCAGTGACCAGACCTCCGGGGATAACCTGCTACTCAACACCCTCACTGCGATCCACCAGCGTCATAAATTTAAATACAGCCGTCTGTTTGCCATCGGGCTTTACACTTTGTTGGCTGACCAAGACCCAGAGGTGAAAGACAATGATGAAAAACGTCAGGACTACCTCACCAAATTGTCGGAACTGTTGGATTTGTCCCTCGATAAAGTGGTCAAGGATTTAGACCTTTACCGTAGCAACCTGGAAAAAGTTGACCAACTGCTCAAGGTGTTGGAAGATGCGGCCGAAGCGGAACGGAAGAAAAAAGAAAAACAAGCCGCTGCTACGATTCCTGCGATCGAGGATGCCCCGGTGACTACAGCCGAGAGTCCCGAAAGCTAG
- a CDS encoding P-II family nitrogen regulator, which translates to MAKPANKLVIVTEKILLKKIAKIIDESGAKGYTVMNTGGKGSRNVRSSGQPNTSDIEGNIKFEILTETREMAEEISDRIAVKYFNDYAGIIYICSAEVLYGHTFCGPEGC; encoded by the coding sequence ATGGCTAAACCAGCGAATAAGCTCGTCATCGTCACGGAAAAGATTCTGCTCAAAAAAATTGCCAAAATCATTGACGAATCCGGCGCTAAAGGATACACAGTAATGAATACTGGTGGTAAAGGTAGCCGTAACGTGCGCTCGTCGGGTCAACCTAACACTTCTGACATCGAGGGCAATATCAAGTTCGAAATATTGACTGAAACCCGGGAAATGGCTGAAGAAATTTCTGATCGGATTGCCGTCAAGTATTTTAATGATTACGCCGGCATCATCTACATTTGCAGTGCGGAAGTGCTTTACGGGCACACTTTCTGTGGCCCCGAGGGCTGTTAA
- a CDS encoding pentapeptide repeat-containing protein — translation MNYIMSNGLSPTPINTPGWLNTGVANLLVNGHDPQSLELTNQNLAGLVFPHGDLSQVTMIGCDLRFANLEGADLTDANLIAASLHKGNLRRANLSRATLSRCNLSEADLTESDANEALFCQAIFTEAEAHGLRLYRANLSQAQLMGAHLHQAYAPEADFSAVAAIAVDLRWANLRKTNFRGADLRYGNFRGANLTQADFTGANLKGANLRGANLVGTNLQRADLSDVTW, via the coding sequence ATGAATTACATTATGAGTAATGGTTTATCCCCTACCCCAATCAATACCCCAGGCTGGTTAAACACCGGGGTCGCTAATCTACTGGTCAATGGCCATGACCCCCAGAGTTTGGAACTGACCAATCAAAATTTAGCCGGACTAGTATTTCCCCATGGGGACCTCAGCCAAGTTACGATGATCGGCTGTGATTTACGCTTTGCCAATCTGGAAGGGGCGGATTTAACAGATGCTAATTTGATTGCCGCCAGTCTGCACAAAGGTAATTTGCGCCGGGCTAATCTCTCTCGGGCTACCCTCAGCCGTTGCAATTTGAGTGAGGCGGATTTAACTGAAAGTGATGCCAACGAAGCCCTTTTTTGTCAGGCCATTTTTACCGAAGCGGAAGCCCACGGTTTAAGACTTTACCGAGCCAATCTCAGCCAAGCCCAGTTGATGGGAGCCCATCTCCACCAGGCCTATGCTCCGGAGGCGGATTTTAGCGCGGTGGCGGCGATCGCCGTTGATTTGCGCTGGGCTAATTTGAGAAAGACTAATTTTCGGGGCGCGGATTTACGCTATGGCAATTTCCGGGGGGCAAATCTGACCCAGGCGGATTTTACTGGGGCTAACCTCAAGGGGGCCAATTTGCGGGGGGCCAATTTAGTGGGCACTAACCTGCAACGGGCGGATCTGAGCGATGTCACTTGGTAG
- the leuB gene encoding 3-isopropylmalate dehydrogenase, with translation MSQTYNVTLLPGDGIGPEIMAVAVAVLRKVADQFGFACNFQEALIGGAAIDATGQPLPETTLAQAKDSNAVLLAAIGGYAWDNLPRAQRPETGLLAIREGLGLFANLRPATIFPQLVDASSLKREVVEGVDIMVVRELTGGIYFGKPKGIFETETGEKRGVNTMAYTVGEIDRIAKVAFETAQKRRGQLCSVDKANVLDVSQLWRDRVMAIAADYPDVELSHLYVDNAAMQLVRSPRQFDTIVTGNLFGDILSDIAAMLTGSIGMLPSASLGSDGPGLFEPVHGSAPDIAGQDKANPLAQVLSAAMMLRYGLDQPQAADRLEGAVKKVLEQGYRTGDILSPGTQLVGCRQMGEQLLSILDDM, from the coding sequence ATGTCCCAGACCTATAACGTAACCCTGCTCCCCGGCGATGGCATTGGCCCCGAAATTATGGCAGTGGCGGTGGCGGTATTACGCAAAGTGGCAGACCAATTTGGTTTTGCCTGCAATTTCCAAGAGGCTTTAATTGGGGGAGCGGCCATTGATGCCACGGGCCAACCCCTACCGGAGACAACCCTGGCCCAAGCGAAGGATAGTAATGCGGTACTGTTAGCGGCGATCGGGGGCTATGCCTGGGACAACCTCCCCAGGGCCCAACGGCCGGAAACTGGTTTGTTGGCCATCCGGGAAGGGCTGGGGCTGTTTGCGAACCTGCGTCCCGCAACCATTTTTCCCCAATTGGTTGATGCTTCTAGTCTCAAACGGGAAGTAGTGGAAGGGGTAGATATCATGGTGGTACGGGAACTGACCGGTGGCATTTATTTCGGTAAACCGAAGGGCATTTTCGAGACGGAGACGGGGGAAAAACGAGGAGTTAATACCATGGCCTACACCGTGGGGGAAATTGACCGCATCGCCAAAGTAGCTTTTGAAACGGCCCAAAAACGACGGGGTCAACTCTGTTCGGTGGATAAGGCGAATGTATTGGATGTGTCCCAACTGTGGCGGGATCGGGTAATGGCGATCGCTGCAGATTATCCCGATGTGGAACTGTCCCATTTATATGTAGACAATGCGGCTATGCAGTTGGTGCGGAGTCCCAGACAGTTTGACACCATTGTGACGGGCAATTTATTCGGGGATATTTTGTCGGATATTGCAGCCATGTTAACTGGCAGTATAGGTATGCTACCTTCCGCCAGTTTGGGCAGTGACGGCCCAGGCTTATTTGAACCGGTTCATGGCTCTGCCCCGGATATTGCCGGCCAAGATAAAGCTAACCCCCTAGCCCAAGTGCTCAGTGCGGCCATGATGTTGCGCTATGGTTTAGATCAACCCCAGGCGGCCGATCGCCTAGAGGGGGCAGTGAAAAAAGTATTGGAACAGGGATATAGGACTGGTGATATTCTTTCCCCTGGCACCCAACTGGTGGGCTGTCGGCAAATGGGAGAGCAGTTGTTGAGCATCCTCGATGACATGTAA
- the menA gene encoding 2-carboxy-1,4-naphthoquinone phytyltransferase — MTESSPLVPSTAPSTRKLWLAAIKPPMYTVAVVPITVGSAVAYGLTGQWHGDVFTIFLLSAISIIAWINLSNDVFDSDTGIDVRKAHSVVNLTGNRNLVFLISNVFLLAGVVGLISISWRAQDWTVLKLIGLAIFLGYTYQGPPFRLGYLGLGELICLITFGPLAIAAAYYSQTQSFSWNLLTPSIFVGLSTAIILFCSHFHQVEDDLAAGKKSPIVRLGTKLGSQVLTIAVLSLYLIAAIGVLFNLAPWQTLLVMPSLPWAGQLIRYVGQYHDQPEQVSNCKFIAVNLHFFSGMLMAAGYGWGGLG, encoded by the coding sequence ATGACCGAATCTTCCCCCCTGGTGCCATCTACGGCTCCTTCAACCCGCAAACTCTGGCTGGCGGCCATTAAGCCCCCCATGTATACGGTGGCAGTAGTGCCTATTACCGTTGGTTCGGCGGTGGCCTATGGCTTAACTGGGCAGTGGCATGGCGATGTTTTTACCATCTTTTTGCTGTCGGCGATCTCCATTATTGCTTGGATCAACCTGAGCAACGATGTGTTTGACAGTGACACGGGCATTGATGTGCGTAAGGCCCATTCGGTGGTCAATTTGACGGGCAATCGCAATCTGGTTTTTTTAATTAGTAATGTTTTCTTGCTGGCCGGTGTGGTGGGGCTAATTAGCATCAGTTGGCGGGCCCAAGATTGGACGGTGTTGAAACTAATTGGGTTGGCCATATTTTTGGGCTACACCTACCAAGGCCCCCCTTTTCGCCTTGGCTATCTAGGCTTGGGGGAATTGATTTGTTTAATTACCTTTGGCCCCCTGGCGATCGCCGCCGCCTATTACTCCCAGACCCAAAGTTTTAGCTGGAATTTACTCACCCCTAGCATTTTTGTAGGGCTCAGCACCGCCATTATTCTGTTCTGTTCCCATTTTCATCAAGTAGAAGATGACCTGGCCGCCGGTAAAAAATCCCCCATTGTTCGTTTGGGTACTAAGTTAGGCTCCCAGGTTCTAACCATTGCTGTGCTCAGTCTCTACCTAATTGCGGCGATCGGGGTTTTGTTTAACCTTGCTCCTTGGCAAACATTATTGGTAATGCCCAGTCTGCCCTGGGCCGGACAATTAATTCGCTATGTGGGGCAGTATCATGACCAACCGGAGCAGGTCAGCAACTGTAAATTCATTGCGGTTAATTTGCATTTCTTCAGCGGCATGTTAATGGCGGCGGGCTATGGCTGGGGCGGACTAGGTTAA
- a CDS encoding IctB family putative bicarbonate transporter: MVSPISIWRSLMFGGFSPQEWGRGSVLHRFVGWGSHWAQGSLLWPQFEAVGTALLAIIFMAAPFTSTTMLGIFMLLCGALWALLTLADQPGKGLTPIHVLVFAYWCISAIAVGFSPVKMAAASGLAKLTANLCLFLLAARLLQNKQWLNRLITVVLLVGLLVSSYGLRQQVDGVEQLATWNDPTSTLAQATRVYSFLGNPNLLAAYLLPMIGLSLSALLVWRRWWPKLLGATMVIVNLLCLFFSQSRGGWLAVLALGATFLALCYFWWLPRLPKFWQRWSLPLAIAVAVILGGGALIAVEPIRLRAMSIFAGREDSSNNFRINVWEGVKAMIQARPIIGIGPGNEAFNQIYPYYMRPRFTALSAYSIYLEILVETGIIGFTCMLWLLAVTLGKGIQLVKRCRQTFAPEGIWIMGALAAIAGLLVHGIVDTVWYRPPVSTLWWLLVAIVAGQWASAQTRLGASEGENGAEPHLP; encoded by the coding sequence ATGGTGTCTCCCATCTCTATCTGGCGATCGCTGATGTTTGGCGGTTTTTCTCCCCAGGAATGGGGAAGGGGCAGTGTGCTCCACCGTTTTGTGGGCTGGGGCAGCCATTGGGCCCAGGGCAGCTTACTGTGGCCCCAGTTTGAAGCGGTGGGTACAGCTCTGTTGGCGATAATTTTTATGGCGGCGCCGTTTACTTCCACCACCATGCTGGGCATTTTTATGCTCCTCTGTGGAGCCCTCTGGGCTTTGCTGACGCTGGCAGATCAACCAGGTAAGGGGCTCACCCCCATCCATGTTTTAGTCTTTGCCTATTGGTGCATTTCGGCGATCGCCGTGGGTTTTTCCCCGGTGAAAATGGCGGCGGCGTCGGGGCTAGCCAAATTAACAGCTAATTTATGTCTGTTCCTATTGGCGGCCAGGTTATTGCAGAACAAGCAATGGCTGAACCGGTTGATAACCGTCGTTCTGCTGGTGGGGCTCTTGGTGAGTAGTTACGGTCTGCGACAGCAGGTGGACGGGGTAGAACAGTTAGCTACTTGGAATGATCCCACCTCTACCTTGGCCCAGGCCACTAGGGTATACAGCTTTTTGGGCAACCCCAACCTCTTGGCAGCTTACCTGTTGCCCATGATCGGTTTGAGCTTAAGCGCCCTGCTGGTATGGCGACGGTGGTGGCCTAAGTTACTGGGGGCAACCATGGTGATCGTCAATCTCCTCTGTTTATTTTTTAGCCAGAGCCGGGGCGGTTGGCTGGCGGTATTGGCCTTGGGTGCGACCTTTTTGGCCCTTTGTTACTTCTGGTGGCTGCCCCGATTGCCCAAATTTTGGCAACGGTGGTCTTTGCCTCTGGCGATCGCCGTGGCGGTGATATTGGGTGGAGGGGCATTAATTGCGGTGGAACCAATTCGGCTCAGGGCCATGAGCATTTTTGCCGGTCGGGAAGACAGTAGCAATAATTTTCGGATCAACGTTTGGGAAGGAGTCAAGGCCATGATCCAAGCCCGTCCCATTATTGGCATTGGCCCAGGCAACGAAGCCTTCAACCAAATTTATCCCTACTATATGCGCCCCCGCTTCACTGCCCTGAGTGCCTATTCCATTTACCTGGAAATTTTGGTAGAAACGGGCATAATTGGTTTTACTTGTATGCTCTGGCTGTTGGCCGTTACCCTGGGCAAAGGAATCCAACTGGTTAAACGCTGTCGCCAAACCTTCGCCCCGGAAGGTATCTGGATTATGGGAGCCCTAGCGGCGATCGCCGGTTTGTTGGTGCACGGTATTGTGGACACAGTCTGGTATCGTCCCCCCGTAAGCACCTTGTGGTGGCTGCTGGTTGCTATTGTTGCTGGTCAATGGGCCAGTGCCCAGACCCGTTTGGGGGCCAGTGAAGGAGAAAACGGAGCAGAACCTCACCTTCCCTAA
- a CDS encoding DUF3288 family protein: MAIGEQTHPQASKDQAIVDRLLQSPAEAPHLLALARLRIRYKNFPGARSLQRDLDTVLQQWHLTEEELFAQTRALYASGAAHAKQSNEEQQDWS, encoded by the coding sequence ATGGCGATCGGAGAGCAAACCCATCCCCAAGCAAGCAAAGACCAGGCCATTGTTGATCGCCTCTTGCAATCCCCCGCGGAGGCCCCCCACCTGTTGGCGCTGGCGCGGCTGAGGATTCGCTACAAAAATTTTCCCGGAGCCCGGAGCTTACAGCGGGATTTGGACACCGTGCTTCAGCAATGGCATCTGACCGAAGAAGAACTCTTTGCCCAAACTAGGGCCCTCTATGCCAGTGGGGCCGCCCACGCCAAACAAAGTAACGAAGAACAACAGGACTGGAGCTAG